One stretch of Nocardia fluminea DNA includes these proteins:
- a CDS encoding PucR family transcriptional regulator — protein MSAGSRLSVSTESEQVRAERHRIAGCAYEHADEIADDVMAKICAQLPGYATAGPGVLDDVHDQLARLSRTGLGALLEHRRVHPADVAYARQAAARRARTGLPLVDYIAAFRLGQRAIWKTLLAHAGDSEAGQAAVLSLAGPLARYTDLISTQATDAYLEFQQYVAAESGRDSQALMDALLDGALPASGPHLSVATAHGVGAERTAPVVVVTAVVLDRVDRGEDCSERLGQARQLVSAALARCTVNGLRTLSVVRGSEIVAVPALGVGGATDGLCERLRATQDELGAEGITLAIGVSTAVTEVAQIPRAYRQAQAALELLPEGGGVLALPQLTPFKYLLLRADDTTRQLVDPRIGSALAEDRVRGGTLAETIRAFAAADMNLREAADTLHIHLNTAKYRLGRIQELTGRNVRSVNDLVELLVAIELAAVINEA, from the coding sequence ATGTCAGCTGGATCACGTTTATCCGTTTCGACCGAATCCGAGCAGGTGCGGGCCGAGCGTCACCGGATAGCGGGTTGTGCCTACGAACACGCCGATGAGATCGCCGACGACGTGATGGCCAAGATCTGCGCTCAGCTGCCCGGGTACGCCACCGCGGGTCCCGGTGTCCTCGACGATGTGCACGATCAGCTCGCCCGGCTCAGCCGTACCGGGCTCGGTGCGCTGCTCGAACATCGCCGCGTCCACCCGGCCGATGTCGCCTACGCCCGGCAGGCGGCGGCACGACGGGCCCGCACCGGGCTGCCGCTGGTCGACTACATCGCCGCGTTCCGCCTCGGCCAGCGCGCCATCTGGAAAACGCTGCTCGCGCACGCGGGCGATTCCGAGGCGGGTCAGGCAGCGGTGCTGTCACTGGCGGGGCCGCTGGCGCGCTACACCGATCTGATCAGTACTCAGGCCACCGACGCGTATCTGGAATTCCAGCAGTACGTGGCGGCCGAATCCGGCCGCGACTCGCAGGCGCTGATGGACGCGCTGCTCGACGGTGCGCTGCCCGCGAGCGGCCCGCACCTGTCGGTGGCCACCGCGCACGGTGTCGGCGCCGAACGCACCGCGCCGGTGGTGGTGGTCACCGCGGTCGTGCTCGACCGGGTGGACCGGGGCGAGGATTGCTCCGAAAGGCTCGGTCAGGCACGGCAACTGGTGTCCGCGGCGTTGGCCAGGTGCACGGTCAACGGGTTGCGGACGCTGTCGGTGGTCCGCGGATCCGAGATCGTCGCCGTGCCCGCGCTCGGCGTGGGTGGCGCGACCGACGGACTGTGCGAGCGGTTGCGCGCCACGCAGGACGAGTTGGGCGCCGAGGGGATCACCCTGGCGATCGGGGTGAGTACCGCGGTCACCGAGGTCGCCCAGATTCCGCGTGCCTACCGCCAGGCCCAGGCCGCGCTCGAACTCCTGCCCGAAGGCGGCGGGGTCCTCGCGTTACCGCAGCTCACGCCGTTCAAATACCTGCTCCTGCGCGCGGATGACACCACCCGCCAGCTGGTCGACCCGCGCATCGGGAGCGCCCTGGCCGAGGATCGCGTTCGTGGCGGGACCTTGGCCGAGACGATCCGGGCATTCGCCGCCGCCGACATGAACCTGCGCGAAGCCGCCGACACCCTCCACATCCACCTCAATACGGCCAAGTACCGGCTCGGCCGCATCCAGGAGCTCACCGGCCGCAATGTGCGCAGCGTGAACGACCTCGTCGAACTGCTGGTGGCGATCGAACTGGCTGCTGTTATAAACGAGGCATGA
- a CDS encoding branched-chain amino acid ABC transporter permease — MSEVNIAATPSAEPVAKPKPKPKPHRLTTLRWPIVATAGVLLLACLAPFQLVPFHTFQLAMAMIYAVTLLGLNLLVGHTGQISLGHGAFFAVGAYTAAIAMEHWDTPYFATIPIAAAITFVLGFALGVPALRLRGLYLALVTLAIAIFLVPLLKRFDSLTGGSMGLVVDKPVPPAWTGLAEDQWLYFLALATTVLSFVLVAGMLRSRVGRALHAMRDNEIAAEVLGVNLAHYKTLAFAWSALLAGVAGCVYTWVIAFVSPDSFALTLSITLLAGLVVGGLGTTWGPLLGGLFVMFVPSFAQDVNQAAPGVIFGLLIIAVMYLAPKGLAGLATQWTQWLGRRVRKGKTHAH, encoded by the coding sequence ATGAGCGAAGTGAACATTGCGGCTACGCCTTCGGCAGAGCCTGTCGCGAAACCGAAACCGAAACCGAAACCACACCGGCTGACGACGCTGCGTTGGCCGATCGTCGCGACGGCCGGAGTCCTGCTGCTGGCCTGCCTCGCCCCTTTCCAGCTGGTGCCCTTCCACACCTTCCAGTTGGCCATGGCGATGATCTACGCGGTCACCCTGCTCGGGCTGAACCTGCTGGTCGGTCACACCGGCCAGATCTCGCTCGGCCACGGCGCCTTCTTCGCCGTCGGCGCCTACACGGCCGCGATCGCGATGGAGCACTGGGACACACCGTATTTCGCGACCATCCCGATCGCCGCGGCGATCACCTTCGTCCTCGGTTTCGCCCTCGGCGTCCCGGCGCTGCGACTGCGCGGGCTGTACCTGGCGCTGGTCACCCTGGCCATCGCGATCTTCCTGGTCCCCCTGCTCAAGCGGTTCGACAGCCTGACCGGCGGCTCGATGGGACTCGTCGTCGACAAGCCGGTACCGCCCGCGTGGACCGGCCTCGCCGAGGACCAGTGGCTGTACTTCCTGGCGCTCGCCACCACCGTGCTCAGCTTCGTGCTGGTCGCCGGGATGCTGCGCTCGCGAGTCGGCCGCGCGCTGCACGCGATGCGCGACAACGAGATCGCCGCCGAGGTGCTCGGGGTGAACCTGGCGCACTACAAGACGCTCGCCTTCGCCTGGAGCGCGCTGCTGGCCGGCGTCGCGGGGTGTGTCTACACCTGGGTGATCGCGTTCGTCTCGCCCGACTCCTTCGCGCTGACGCTGTCGATCACCCTGCTAGCGGGGCTGGTCGTCGGCGGGCTCGGCACCACCTGGGGCCCGCTGCTGGGCGGACTGTTCGTGATGTTCGTGCCCAGCTTCGCCCAGGACGTCAACCAAGCCGCACCCGGCGTCATCTTCGGACTGCTGATCATCGCGGTCATGTACCTCGCGCCGAAGGGTTTGGCCGGCCTGGCCACCCAGTGGACGCAATGGCTCGGACGTCGTGTCCGGAAAGGGAAAACTCATGCGCACTAG
- a CDS encoding branched-chain amino acid ABC transporter permease, with translation MIDFLQQLVEGLSAGAIYAGLALALVLIYRFTGIVNFAQGELAMFSAFLAWQLSQIMPFWAALILTLALSFAGGMLIERVVIRPVEGAPEITLVIVTVGLFFTIHATAGWIWSYQTKSFPNPFPEGALRGGGLSVGYGSLGILLVVGVVMALLYLLFRYTRIGLAMRAVACNPQSARLVGIRVGTVLALGWGLAALVGAVSGVLSAPLLFLEPNMMGGVLIYAFAAATLGGFDSPGGAVAGGLIVGVAETLTGAYVDAIGTELKIGVPLVIILGVLLLRPQGLFGHAAVERV, from the coding sequence GTGATCGACTTCCTGCAGCAACTCGTCGAGGGCCTGTCCGCGGGCGCGATCTACGCGGGTCTCGCACTGGCACTCGTGCTCATCTACCGATTCACCGGAATCGTCAACTTCGCGCAGGGCGAGCTGGCCATGTTCTCGGCGTTCCTGGCCTGGCAACTGAGCCAGATCATGCCGTTCTGGGCCGCGCTGATCCTCACCCTCGCCCTCTCCTTCGCCGGCGGCATGCTGATCGAACGGGTGGTGATCCGGCCGGTCGAGGGCGCACCCGAGATCACCCTGGTGATCGTCACCGTCGGGCTGTTCTTCACCATCCACGCCACCGCGGGCTGGATCTGGTCGTATCAGACCAAGTCGTTCCCGAATCCCTTCCCGGAGGGCGCTTTGCGTGGTGGCGGCCTGAGTGTGGGCTACGGCAGTCTCGGCATCCTGCTGGTCGTCGGTGTGGTCATGGCGCTGCTGTATCTGCTGTTCCGCTACACCAGGATCGGGCTCGCGATGCGGGCGGTGGCGTGTAATCCGCAGTCGGCGCGGCTCGTGGGGATCCGGGTGGGCACCGTGCTCGCGCTCGGCTGGGGACTGGCCGCGCTGGTCGGGGCGGTGTCCGGAGTGCTGTCGGCGCCGCTGCTGTTCCTCGAACCCAACATGATGGGCGGGGTCCTCATCTACGCCTTCGCGGCGGCGACCCTGGGCGGGTTCGATTCCCCCGGCGGCGCGGTGGCGGGCGGTCTGATCGTCGGCGTCGCCGAAACCCTCACCGGCGCTTACGTCGACGCGATCGGCACCGAACTCAAGATCGGTGTGCCGCTGGTGATCATCCTGGGCGTGCTGTTGCTGCGCCCGCAAGGTCTGTTCGGACACGCGGCGGTGGAAAGAGTATGA
- a CDS encoding TIGR02234 family membrane protein — MTGTPAADDTGRTVDAPDTGGPAAIAKPAAKPVVPVVLLALAAAGLWASSRMTWVTVHSADGLTEPRTDELNGGVWFGALTPLALVLVASIAAVFAVKGVLRQLLGVVISVVAAAAAVPGFALAVGAGKTADRAGALAELPVRAVVSSAEAHLGPAILSIVAASLALAAGILLTRRTGERTEVSDRYDNPVFRKADASAAVSKQNTETGTAAPLSDRVLWDALDAGTDPTDTPGAGHGPAGENK, encoded by the coding sequence GTGACGGGTACGCCCGCAGCGGACGACACCGGTCGGACCGTCGACGCGCCGGACACCGGCGGGCCTGCCGCGATCGCGAAGCCCGCTGCCAAGCCCGTCGTTCCGGTCGTGCTGCTCGCGCTCGCCGCGGCGGGGCTGTGGGCGTCCTCGCGGATGACGTGGGTGACGGTGCACTCGGCGGACGGGCTCACCGAACCGCGCACCGACGAACTCAACGGTGGCGTGTGGTTCGGCGCGCTCACCCCGCTGGCACTGGTGCTGGTCGCCTCGATCGCGGCGGTGTTCGCGGTGAAGGGTGTGCTGCGGCAGCTGCTCGGGGTGGTGATCTCGGTCGTGGCCGCGGCCGCCGCGGTGCCGGGCTTCGCGCTGGCCGTCGGCGCGGGCAAGACCGCCGACCGGGCGGGCGCGCTGGCCGAGTTGCCGGTACGCGCGGTGGTCAGCTCCGCCGAGGCGCACCTTGGCCCCGCGATCCTGTCGATCGTCGCGGCGAGCCTGGCACTGGCCGCGGGCATCCTGCTCACCCGCCGCACCGGCGAACGCACCGAGGTCTCCGACAGATACGACAACCCGGTGTTCCGTAAAGCCGACGCCAGCGCCGCGGTGAGCAAGCAGAACACGGAGACCGGAACCGCGGCGCCGCTGTCGGACCGGGTGCTGTGGGACGCGCTCGACGCGGGCACCGACCCGACCGACACTCCCGGCGCGGGCCATGGTCCGGCCGGGGAGAACAAGTGA
- a CDS encoding ABC transporter ATP-binding protein: MSEHWPTADNAFLTITDLHAGYGAAKVLHGVSFSVEQGTVCAILGPNGAGKTTLLRALCGMIKVRGSLVLDGDEVSGRAPESMARLGVAHVPEGRGTFAPLTVEENLRLGAYPRRDRAAVDTDLRRVYDYFPILRDKQRDAAGGLSGGQQQMLAIGRALMLRPRLLLLDEPSLGLSPLVTQELFGIVATINEEERTTVIVVEQNAHLALGVAQQAHVLETGRIVLSGTAEQIRADEQVTRSYLGIQVKP; this comes from the coding sequence ATGAGCGAGCACTGGCCGACGGCCGACAACGCATTTCTGACGATCACCGATCTGCATGCCGGATACGGTGCGGCGAAAGTCCTGCACGGCGTCAGCTTCTCGGTCGAGCAGGGCACCGTGTGCGCGATCCTCGGCCCCAACGGCGCGGGCAAGACCACCCTGCTGCGGGCCCTGTGCGGGATGATCAAGGTTCGCGGCAGCCTGGTCCTCGACGGTGACGAAGTGTCCGGTCGCGCACCGGAATCGATGGCCCGCCTCGGTGTCGCCCATGTTCCCGAGGGCCGCGGCACCTTCGCCCCGCTCACCGTCGAAGAGAACCTGCGCCTCGGCGCCTACCCGCGCCGTGACCGCGCCGCCGTCGACACCGACCTGCGCCGCGTCTACGACTACTTCCCGATCCTGCGCGACAAACAGCGCGACGCCGCGGGCGGGCTGTCCGGCGGCCAGCAGCAGATGCTCGCCATCGGCCGCGCGCTGATGCTGCGGCCACGCCTGCTGCTGCTCGACGAGCCCTCGCTCGGCCTCTCGCCCCTGGTCACCCAGGAGTTGTTCGGGATCGTGGCAACCATCAACGAAGAGGAACGCACCACGGTGATCGTCGTCGAACAGAACGCCCACCTGGCGCTCGGTGTCGCCCAGCAGGCGCACGTCCTGGAAACCGGGCGCATCGTCTTGTCGGGCACCGCCGAGCAGATCAGGGCCGATGAGCAGGTCACCCGCTCCTACCTGGGAATCCAGGTGAAGCCGTGA
- a CDS encoding ABC transporter ATP-binding protein: MLEITNLTVRFGGITALQDVGFTVAPGEMVGLIGPNGAGKTTLFNCMTRRNRLTSGTMRYLDTDLSTVRPDALAALGIARTFQNLGLFPCLSVRENVLVGAHHRACAGFVSAGLRLPKVRKEEKLLRAETDELLERLDLTAVADHPASGLPFGTLKRIELARALAVRPRLLLLDEPVNGLSHGEVDEFAARLRSLQADLALTVIVVEHHMGFVMGTCDRVICLEFGQVIAEGEPEAVQQDPAVIRAYLGVSA, encoded by the coding sequence ATGCTCGAGATAACCAACCTGACGGTGCGCTTCGGCGGCATCACCGCTTTACAGGACGTCGGGTTCACGGTCGCTCCCGGCGAAATGGTCGGCCTGATCGGACCCAACGGCGCCGGCAAGACCACCCTGTTCAACTGCATGACCCGGCGCAACCGGCTCACCTCGGGCACCATGCGCTACCTCGACACCGATCTGTCCACGGTGCGGCCCGACGCGCTGGCCGCGCTCGGCATCGCCCGCACGTTCCAGAACCTCGGCCTGTTCCCCTGTCTCTCGGTGCGCGAGAACGTCCTCGTCGGCGCGCACCACCGAGCCTGTGCGGGCTTCGTCTCCGCCGGACTGCGGCTGCCGAAGGTCCGCAAGGAGGAGAAGCTGCTGCGCGCCGAGACCGACGAACTGCTCGAACGCCTCGATCTGACCGCGGTCGCCGACCACCCGGCCTCGGGCCTGCCCTTCGGCACGCTCAAACGCATCGAACTCGCCAGAGCGCTCGCGGTGCGGCCACGACTGTTGCTGCTCGACGAACCGGTGAACGGCTTGAGCCACGGCGAAGTGGACGAATTCGCCGCCCGCCTGCGCAGCCTGCAAGCCGACCTCGCGCTGACCGTGATCGTCGTCGAACACCACATGGGTTTCGTGATGGGCACCTGCGATCGGGTGATCTGCCTCGAGTTCGGCCAGGTGATCGCCGAGGGCGAACCCGAAGCGGTGCAACAGGATCCGGCCGTCATCCGCGCCTACCTGGGGGTTTCGGCATGA
- a CDS encoding permease encodes MTTGEVQSSGQKSTAVVWRNRAIMGLATVAVLVAAYFILSSFIPRWWAQRLANTVHGSFSSGIWWGLVYGFVFTLLPLLLLIFAVRVWKRKGGKFMAGAAVIIALACSLPNLMTLTIVLGGNNAAHAGQRILDVDAPAFRGACLVGAIVAAVLFALVLALMGKRGFSRHKAAKAAARPPESTVPATPPMTGDR; translated from the coding sequence ATGACAACCGGCGAGGTGCAGTCGAGCGGTCAGAAGTCCACCGCGGTGGTATGGCGTAACCGGGCGATCATGGGGCTCGCCACGGTGGCGGTGCTGGTGGCCGCCTACTTCATCCTGTCCTCGTTCATCCCGCGATGGTGGGCGCAGCGGCTGGCCAACACCGTGCACGGCAGTTTCAGCTCGGGCATCTGGTGGGGTCTGGTCTACGGCTTCGTGTTCACCCTGCTGCCGCTGTTGCTGCTGATCTTCGCGGTGCGCGTATGGAAGCGCAAAGGCGGCAAGTTCATGGCGGGCGCGGCGGTGATCATCGCGCTGGCCTGCTCGCTGCCGAATCTGATGACCCTGACGATCGTGCTCGGTGGCAACAATGCCGCACACGCGGGTCAGCGCATTCTGGATGTCGACGCGCCGGCGTTCCGCGGGGCCTGCCTGGTCGGTGCCATCGTCGCGGCGGTGCTGTTCGCGCTGGTGCTCGCGCTGATGGGCAAGCGTGGATTCAGTCGTCACAAGGCCGCCAAGGCCGCGGCACGGCCGCCGGAGTCCACGGTGCCCGCCACCCCGCCGATGACCGGCGATCGGTAA
- a CDS encoding MarR family winged helix-turn-helix transcriptional regulator, with protein sequence MTQWLDPVEQRAWQAIVALMTRIPGALDTRLQRESGLTHFEFRVLSLLSEEAGHRLQLSDLAHKANASLSRLSHVVSKLERLGWARRDTTAGRRGVYAVLTDEGFEKVVEAAPGYVDAVRRLVLDGLTEKQTAHMAVLGENLSDRLNRILVEDGD encoded by the coding sequence ATGACTCAGTGGCTCGACCCGGTCGAACAACGCGCCTGGCAGGCGATCGTCGCGCTCATGACCCGGATTCCCGGCGCGCTGGACACCCGGCTGCAACGCGAGTCCGGGCTCACCCATTTCGAGTTCCGGGTGCTGAGCCTGCTCTCCGAGGAGGCGGGCCATCGGCTGCAATTGAGTGATCTCGCCCACAAGGCAAATGCGTCGCTATCGCGGCTGTCCCATGTGGTCTCGAAGCTGGAACGCCTGGGCTGGGCACGCCGCGACACCACCGCGGGCAGACGCGGGGTCTACGCGGTCCTCACCGACGAGGGTTTCGAGAAGGTGGTCGAGGCGGCCCCCGGCTACGTCGACGCCGTGCGCAGGCTCGTACTCGACGGTCTCACCGAAAAGCAGACAGCGCACATGGCGGTGCTCGGGGAGAACCTGTCCGACCGGCTGAACCGGATCCTCGTCGAAGACGGCGACTAG
- a CDS encoding anthranilate synthase component I: MQGASTPTTTTREQFRLLAAEHRVVPVTRKVLADSETPLSAYSKLAGDRPGTFLFESAENGRSWSRWSFIGAGSPSALTVVDGEAAWLGTVPADAPTGGDPLRVLHETLALLRTERLPDLPPLTGGMVGFLGYDAVRRIERLPELAADDLGLPELVLMLATDLAAFDHHEGAITLIANAVNWDGTDSRVDDAYDDAVARLDRMTAALATPAPSTVSVFDQPEPQFLRRRTTEEFGAGVRRLIKEIEAGEAFQVVLSQRFEMDYTGSPLAVYRMLRASNPSPYMYLMHIPDGEGNTAFSIVGSSPESLVTVKDGVATTHPIAGTRWRGDSAEDDILLEKDLLADEKENAEHLMLVDLGRNDLGRVCRPGTVKVTQYRHVERYSHVMHLVSTVSGELAAGKVALDAVRACFPAGTLSGAPKVRAMELIEELEPTRRGVYGGVVGYLDFAGDADTAIAIRTALLKDGTAYVQAGAGVVADSDPVAEDTEARNKAMAVLKAIAAAQTLRTYGGGDS, from the coding sequence ATGCAGGGCGCGTCGACACCAACCACCACGACCCGCGAACAGTTCCGGCTGCTCGCCGCCGAGCACCGGGTCGTCCCGGTGACCCGAAAGGTGCTGGCGGACTCCGAAACTCCGCTCTCGGCCTATTCCAAACTGGCGGGCGACCGGCCGGGCACGTTCCTGTTCGAATCGGCCGAGAACGGCCGGTCGTGGTCGCGCTGGTCGTTCATCGGCGCGGGCAGCCCGTCGGCGCTGACCGTCGTCGACGGCGAAGCCGCCTGGCTCGGCACGGTGCCCGCCGACGCGCCCACCGGCGGTGACCCGCTGCGGGTGCTGCACGAGACTCTCGCCTTGCTGCGCACCGAACGGCTGCCCGATCTGCCGCCGCTCACCGGCGGCATGGTCGGCTTCCTCGGCTACGACGCGGTGCGCCGGATCGAACGGCTGCCCGAGCTCGCCGCCGACGATCTGGGGCTTCCCGAACTGGTGCTGATGCTGGCCACCGACCTGGCCGCGTTCGACCACCACGAAGGCGCGATCACCCTGATCGCCAACGCCGTGAACTGGGACGGCACCGACTCGCGGGTCGACGACGCCTACGACGACGCGGTTGCCCGGCTCGACCGGATGACCGCCGCGCTGGCCACCCCCGCGCCCTCGACCGTGTCGGTCTTCGACCAGCCCGAACCGCAGTTCCTGCGCAGGCGGACCACCGAGGAGTTCGGTGCGGGCGTGCGCCGCCTGATCAAGGAGATCGAGGCGGGCGAGGCGTTCCAGGTGGTGCTCTCGCAGCGCTTCGAAATGGACTACACCGGCTCGCCGCTCGCGGTCTACCGCATGCTGCGGGCCTCGAACCCGAGTCCGTACATGTACCTGATGCACATCCCCGACGGCGAGGGCAACACCGCGTTCTCGATCGTCGGCTCGAGCCCCGAATCGCTGGTCACCGTGAAAGACGGGGTGGCGACCACGCATCCGATCGCGGGCACCCGCTGGCGTGGCGACAGCGCCGAGGACGACATCCTGCTCGAAAAAGATCTGCTGGCCGACGAGAAGGAGAACGCCGAGCACTTGATGCTCGTCGACCTCGGCCGCAACGATCTGGGCCGGGTCTGCCGTCCGGGCACCGTGAAGGTCACCCAGTACCGCCACGTCGAGCGGTACAGCCACGTGATGCATCTGGTCTCGACGGTGTCCGGGGAGCTCGCCGCGGGCAAGGTCGCGCTCGACGCGGTGCGGGCCTGTTTCCCCGCGGGCACGCTGTCCGGTGCGCCGAAGGTGCGGGCGATGGAACTGATCGAGGAGCTGGAACCGACCCGGCGCGGCGTCTACGGCGGCGTGGTCGGCTACCTGGACTTCGCCGGCGACGCCGACACCGCCATCGCCATCCGCACCGCCCTGCTCAAGGACGGCACCGCCTACGTCCAGGCGGGCGCGGGAGTGGTCGCCGACTCCGATCCGGTCGCCGAGGACACCGAGGCCCGCAACAAGGCCATGGCGGTACTCAAGGCGATCGCGGCGGCGCAGACCCTGCGCACCTACGGAGGCGGGGACTCGTGA
- the trpC gene encoding indole-3-glycerol phosphate synthase TrpC: MTVLDSILDGVRADVAAREALLDFQAIKAAAAAVKGPLDAHAALHEDGIGVIAEVKRASPSKGALADIPDPAVLAKAYEDGGARIISVLTEGRRFGGSLDDLDAVRAAVNIPVLRKDFVVGPYQIHEARAHGADVILLIVAALEQDVLASLIDRTESLGMTALVEVHTEEEADRALEAGATVIGINARNLKTLEVDRDVFARIAPGLPSEVIRVAESGIRGTADLLAYAGAGADAVLVGEGLVTSGNPRSAVSELVTAGTHPSCPKPARRSIR, encoded by the coding sequence ATGACGGTACTCGACTCGATTCTCGACGGGGTCCGGGCGGATGTTGCCGCTCGCGAAGCCCTCCTCGATTTTCAAGCGATCAAAGCTGCTGCCGCCGCGGTCAAGGGGCCGCTGGACGCACACGCCGCGCTGCACGAGGACGGAATCGGTGTCATCGCGGAAGTGAAGCGAGCCAGCCCCTCCAAGGGTGCGCTCGCCGACATTCCCGATCCCGCCGTGCTGGCCAAGGCCTATGAAGACGGTGGCGCGCGCATCATCAGCGTGCTCACCGAGGGCCGCCGCTTCGGTGGCTCGCTCGACGATCTCGATGCCGTGCGCGCCGCCGTGAACATCCCCGTGCTGCGCAAGGACTTCGTCGTCGGCCCGTACCAGATCCACGAGGCCCGTGCCCACGGCGCCGACGTGATCCTGCTGATCGTGGCCGCGCTCGAACAGGACGTGCTCGCCTCGCTGATCGACCGCACCGAATCCCTCGGCATGACCGCCCTGGTGGAGGTGCACACCGAGGAAGAGGCCGATCGCGCCCTCGAAGCCGGTGCGACGGTGATCGGCATCAACGCGCGCAACCTCAAGACCCTCGAGGTCGACCGCGACGTGTTCGCGCGGATCGCGCCCGGCCTGCCGTCGGAGGTCATCCGGGTGGCCGAGTCCGGCATCCGCGGCACCGCCGACCTGCTGGCCTACGCCGGTGCGGGCGCCGATGCCGTGCTCGTCGGCGAGGGCCTGGTGACCAGCGGTAACCCGCGTTCGGCCGTGTCCGAACTGGTGACCGCCGGCACGCACCCGTCCTGCCCGAAGCCGGCCCGCCGGAGCATCCGGTGA
- a CDS encoding peroxiredoxin has product MQPGQRAPQFELPDQSAQLRSLDGLLADGPVVLFFYPAANTPVCTAEACHFRDLSGEFAALGASCVGISTDSTEVQAGFATKQRLDYPVLSDSDGAVAAAFGVKRGLLGKLAPVKRHTFVIDTDRTILKIVTGELRAAVHADEALAFLRERSITPE; this is encoded by the coding sequence ATGCAGCCAGGCCAGCGCGCTCCGCAATTCGAGCTCCCCGATCAGTCCGCCCAACTCCGCTCGCTCGACGGCTTGCTCGCCGACGGTCCGGTGGTGCTCTTCTTCTATCCCGCCGCCAATACCCCGGTGTGCACGGCCGAGGCCTGCCACTTCCGCGATCTGAGCGGTGAGTTCGCCGCGCTGGGCGCCTCGTGTGTCGGCATCAGCACCGACAGCACCGAGGTACAGGCCGGTTTCGCCACCAAGCAGCGCCTCGATTACCCGGTGCTGTCCGACAGCGACGGTGCGGTGGCCGCCGCGTTCGGCGTGAAGCGAGGACTGCTCGGCAAGCTCGCCCCGGTGAAGCGGCACACCTTCGTCATAGACACCGACCGCACGATTCTCAAGATCGTCACGGGCGAACTGCGGGCGGCCGTACACGCCGACGAAGCACTGGCCTTCCTGCGCGAACGCAGCATCACGCCGGAGTAG
- the hisI gene encoding phosphoribosyl-AMP cyclohydrolase has translation MSLDPAVAARLKRTEDGLIAAIAQEKATGDVLMMAWMDDEALARTLETRKATYYSRSRQQYWVKGETSGHTQYVHEVRLDCDGDTLLLIVDQEGAACHTGTHTCFDTDVLLAAD, from the coding sequence ATGAGTCTTGATCCCGCTGTCGCCGCCCGCCTCAAGCGCACCGAGGACGGACTGATCGCCGCGATCGCGCAGGAGAAGGCCACCGGCGACGTGCTGATGATGGCCTGGATGGACGACGAGGCGCTGGCCCGCACGCTGGAAACCCGCAAGGCGACTTACTATTCGCGGTCGCGTCAGCAGTACTGGGTCAAGGGCGAGACCTCCGGGCACACCCAGTACGTGCACGAGGTACGGCTGGATTGCGACGGGGACACGCTGCTGCTGATCGTCGATCAGGAGGGCGCGGCGTGCCACACCGGCACCCACACCTGCTTCGACACCGACGTACTGCTCGCCGCCGACTAG